CATTTCATTCACATAAATGAGGTcactgatgtactgtaggctatgtactgtaggctatgtactgtactgtacagcaaTGTCATTATTATCATATGAGTTGATTGCTGATTTCCAAACTGCGATGTTGTAGGAGTACACCATGGATGTATTTTTCCGTCAAACGTGGATTGACGAGAGGTTGAAATTCGAGGGCCCCATCGAGATTCTGCGTCTCAACAACCTCATGGTCAGCAAGATCTGGACACCAGACACATTCTTCCGGAACGGCAAGAGGTCCATCTCTCACAACATGACCACTCCCAACAAGCTGTTCCGCATCATGCAGAACGGAACTATCCTCTACACTATGAGGTACTACTGAGTCACAGCCATCCAGGTCCAAAACAGACCTGTGTAGGACAGTAGTCTGTGTTCTACCGGACATCTATCTGAGTATCATACAAACACAGTCATGGCTATGGTTTAGTGCCCGGCATTCTCCAACCacgttcctggagagctaccgtcctgtaggttttcgatCCAAacctaatctagcgcacctgattctaataattagctggttgataaactgaatcaggttagttactgCCTGTCTTGGAGCGAAACATACAGGTCggttgctctccaggaacagggttggagagccctggttaaGATATTTGTGCGATACACGTCAACTTACCCAGGCATATGTCTATCAGTATTGCTTTGTTTTCAGAAGACGGTTTGGCCTGGTACGTGATCAGTAGTAGATGATCATAGGTGACCATTACTACTGTACGTAAGGTTTGTCATAAGGTTTTGCCATTCCATTGCAGATTGACGATAAACGCAGAGTGTCCCATGAGACTGATGAACTTCCCCATGGATGGCCATGCCTGTCCTCTCAAGTTTGGTAGCTGTAAGTTGTCTTTCATAAAcctcagtcagacagatggttCCACCAGACTAGCTGGTGATTACAGAGTGACTACGTTATCTTTATTTTTGCTGTCCAGATGCCTACCCTATGAGTGAAATTGTGTACACATGGAAAAAAGGACCACTGTTCTCTGTGGAAGTCCCAGAGGAGTCCTCCAGCTTACTACAGTACGATCTGATAGGACAGACAGTGTCCAGTGAGAGGTTAAAATCCAACACTGGTAAGAATAGATTCATTCACTTAACGCTTTAGTAATGCTTAAAGAAATAAGCTTAAAAAATAACCATGCTAACAGTATGCATACCGTATGCCTATGGCTTTGAATGAAGATTTCAATcagtcattttttttatttctaaaTGACATTTTCATTTGAATCTATGCTTGTTTAGTACACATTCAAAATGCAGCATTTGACATGTGCTAGAGTATGCATGTACTGCATGTACAAGGTCTCCCTGAGAAGTTCACTGTCTCATCTGTTTTCTGTAGCACAAATAAGTTTTGTGCTctgtgaaatgctgatttaccaACGTGTCTGTTCGAAACTCTCTGTGCCCACATACAGTATTCCATTTGTTTTCTGACAGGTGAATATGTAGTCATGACTGTTCACTTCCACCTGCAAAGGAAGATGGGCTTCTTCTTGATTCAGACATACATCCCTTGTATCATGACCGTGATCCTGGCTCAGGTCTCTTTTTGGATCAATAAGGAATCGGTTCCTGCACGAACTGTATTCGGTAGGCCTCCTCCTGATCTCCACCATTAACTCCATTGTCTTGTCCACCATGCTTACGTTACAATGTAACCCCTACAAGTCCCAATATAAGTTGTTCCCTTAAATATCCCTTAAAGtgatatttacatttacattgtacaTTTTAGTCAATTAGCTAGGTTGGACAACAACATAGCACTACGATAGGAAGTTCATTGTTCCTCAATGGAATAGCTATCAGCGAGGGGGGCGTGCAAGTGTTAGTTCACAAACAACAGTTTTTTTCACCAATAGAGCCTCTTTAAGATAACAAAACAACTAACCTTGGATAACACAGTTTCATCACTCATAACATGATCTATTCTGTATACTTTTATGTACATTTGGTGAAGATGTTGTACTTCAGTATTTGAATGTGATGTGTTTTCTTGGCAGGACATGGTAATGGTTTGCATTATGTAGAGTGGTACTAGAGGACATAGGTAGCACAGTCACATGGTATATCTTATGTCTTCTACCTCTTATCTCTATTCCCTCCCAATTGGATCTGAATTAATAGTAAAAACTCCTTTTCTGAAATCATTCATACCGGGCAGAGAGCAGGGGGATGTTGTTTACTTGAACTTGTTCTGAGGAGTTGCAGGTTCCGGTTGTTCCCATTACATCATGCTACACTTGCTTCAGCATCTAGCCTCAGGAGCAGAGCGCTCTTAAGTTTCATTTGCCATCCTTTTGATTTTCAATTTAAATTTCCTCAGCTACATTTTTGTGTGCAGGAGTAGCGGCTGCTGGCCTTTGTAGATTATGGCTCTGTTTGGGAACTTGTCAGCATTTTGACAAGCCCACACTGAGGAAAAAGATACCAATCATTAGTACGCGTTCAAGTTAGGCCCAATGTGAGACGCACATATGCAGAAAGTCATTAACCTCCCACATCCTGCTGCTTTCATTTGGCATGGTAGCGGGAGTAAAACGCTGTGGAGATATTGGAGTGTTTTCAGTGTGAGCATTGTGTGTCCTTTATGAGGCTGTTGCATTCAAcatattggattttccccaaacccATGAATGACAGGCTTTATCTTCACAgtttacatgtttttttaaaaacaattctTAAAGAAATTCTATGATTAAGAGATTGTAAATTGCTTCTGTAAATACAATGTATTTtaatgctttgctggtgacacaacAGTAATATGGGGCACAGCGAGAAGCCAGTAGCTAAATAAGTTGTGGTAATGCACTGACAAgtgcagacagagaaagagagagacagagagctatgTAGAAGCACTCCATCAGGGTTCAAGCACATTAGGCATTGTTGTTGTGTGCAGCTTCGCATGCTGGCTTTCTAAGAGCTGAAAGTCTCCAGAGCTGAAGTCTCACAGACTTAATTGAGTGGGCCTAATTTGTACCTTGCTTTTTGCCTTTAAAAGCACACAGATGCCTCAAGCTCTTCGTTTCTTTCTCCTGTCTTTATCCTtcatttcctcctcctcctcatcctcctccctctctctctttctctcgcctcCTCTGCTTTTTTTCCTGACACGATTTCTCCCATACCCTTCTTTCCCAGTGTGTGATCATTTAACAAGTGCTTGAGTTTGACAATTGTGGGTTTTTTATGGAGAGTTGGTACTGTAGCTAGCTTCATGGAGAGTTGGTACTGTATCTAGCTTCATGGAGAGTTGGTACTGTATCTAGCTTCATGGAGAGTTGGTACTGTATCTAGCTTCATGGAGAGCTGGGACTGTATCTAGCTTCATGGAGAGTTGGTACTGTATCTAGCTTCATGGAGAGTTGGTACTGTATCTAGCTTCATGGAGAGTTGGTACTGTATCTAGCTTCATGGAGAGTTGGTACTGTATCTAGCTTCATGGAGAGTTGGTACTGTATCTAGCTTCATGGAGAGTTGGTACTGTATCTAGCTTCATGGAGAGTTGGGACTGTATCTAGCTTCATGGAGAGTTGGGACTGTATCTAGCTTCATGGAGAGTTGGTACTGTATCTAGCTTCATGGAGAGTTGGTACTGTATCTAGCTTCATGGAGAGTTGGTACTGTATCTAGCTTCATGGAGAGTTGGTACTGTATCTAGCTTCATGGAGAGTtgggtatctactgtatctagctTCATGGAGAGTTGGTACTGTATCTAGCTTCATGGAGAGTTGGTACTGTATCTAGCTTCATGGAGAGTTGGTACTGTATCTAGCTTCATGGAGAGTTGGTACTGTATCTAGCTTCATGGAGAGTTGGTACTGTATCTAGCTTCATGGAGAGTTGGTACTGTATCTAGCTTCATGGAGAGTTGGTACTGTATCTAGCTTCATGGAGAGTTGGTACTGTATCTAGCTTCATGGAGAGTTGGTACTGTATCTAGCTTCATGGAGAGTTGGTACTGTATCTAGCTTCATGGAGAGTTGGTTCTGTATCTAGCTTCATGGAGAGTTGGGACTGTATCTAGCTTCATGGAGAGTTGGTTCTGCTTCATGGAGAGTTGGGACTAGCTTCATGGAGAGTTGGTACTGTATCTAGCTTCATGGAGAGTTGGTACTGTATCTAGCTTCATGGAGAGTTGGTACTGTATCTAGCTTCATGGAGAGTTGGTACTGTATCTAGCTTCATGGAGAGTTGGGACTGTATCTAGCTTCATGGAGAGTTGGTACTGTATCTAGCTTCATGGAGAGTTGGGACTGTATCTAGCTTCATGGAGAGTTGGTACTGTATCTAGCTTCATGGAGAGTTGGTACTGTATCTAGCTTCATGGAGAGTTGGTACTGTATCTAGCTTCATGGAGAGTTGGTACTGTATCTAGCTTCATGGAGAGTTGGGACTGTATCTAGCTTCATGGAGAGTTGGGACTGTATCTAGCTTCATGGAGAGTTGGGACTGTATCTAGCTTCATGGAGAGTTGGTAACTGTCTTTCAGAGCTGAAGCAGCACTTAAATGTATTGAAACATTATTACATTATCCACTTAAATTATCTACATGTTCCCCTGTGCAAATGAACTGTGTAAATTGACAAGAGCATAGCAGACCAGTGGTCAATGACCCTTTTCTTTCCAACTGTTTTAGCTTGATGAAAACGATCTCAGTGAAATTATATCTGTACCTTGTTAATGGACCATAATAGAGCATGTCCCTTTTGTAAATTATTCATGTCTTGTAAGGGTCTTTAGTGTGAGCCCAGAGAGTAAAACATACTTTGAATACATGTGAGAGATGTATTACCGTGGTTGTATATAACACACCTTGTATCCATGGGTCTGTTTGCATTTCAAATCTCCACAATGTTATTCATTGCTTAGATAACTGTTGTCACGTTAACTGTAACAGATTCAGGCTCAACTACATTGcctattgttgttattgttgttattgttgttgttatgcaGCCAATCAATGTCCGTAGTAGCCCTGCCTCAGATGAACCTGACCATAGTATTACTTAACACTCTCAATCAATGGCAATTTATTTGTACTCCCTCGAAACATAACTTGCAGTGATCCACTTGAAATAAGCATCTCCATTGTGGAAAAGGTTGTGCAGATTGAGGTTCCCTATCGATTTATATCAATATACTGTACAGGTGCAGTAGTTTATGAAAACATTTGCTAGTCTAACAATATTTGCAGTCTCTTCCCTGTGTTATGATGAGATAGAATGGTCGTGTGAAATCTTGTACATCTGGAGATTCCTGTCTGTATAGTCACTTGGCAGTCCAATGAGCCTTATACCAGTAGAAAGTGTTTCAGAAATGTACATTATATCAGCTGTATAGCACACTAAATTGCTTCATATAATCAGTGAACAGTACAGCTTTTCTACGTACTCTCTTCATTATCCAGGATTGGGACTTATATTGCTCTATTTCCCTGTAAACTTGTTCCGTGTAAGCCTTTGTCAATTTCATCTGTgtccctcctcatcatcatcattactggCCGCTCCTGCTCATTCCAGGCCTGCTCGCAGCCCAGCCATTATTGTCTCCCTGAGAGGAAACTACACTACCCGGGCAACTCATTCCAACCCATATCCCATTCATTACCATGTGTCTAACTCTAACCCATGCAAGTTGTGCTGCTCTGAaaccattatcatcatcatcactaaaaACAGCCCATCCCATGACCAGTAAACACGGTGGATGGTATGACAAACTTTATCTCCTCCTCTAACCTTCCTTGGCTTGTAAGGAAGTCAGAAATTCAAATGGATTTGTGTCCTAGATGTAACAGGAACAGTAAAAGTTGACCCAAAAGAAAAGTTGACCTCATTTAGATGGATAACTAGCAAATAATCTATTGATCTTGAGAGTCGGCAACCAAAAGCATGGCTTAGTTTCCTCAGCTAATGCTTAGTATTAGCATAGTTGCATGCACAAATCAAGACAAATGATAGGATGTTTCCAAATAGCATGCCTAAGTGACCTGACTTTTAGTTGTTTTAGGCAAGCTTGTTAGGAACATACTTCATTACAACAGGCCCTtcagatgttggatcttaatttgctCACGCTGTTACAAGATAACTtttctgcaatgcaggaaatgtaacaTTTGTAAAAAGGCTTCTGACGTTGGATCAGAAATCTCTGAcatgattttcccttacgaaaaatatGTCAATCCCaataaaaatgtccattaattacaatccacataataattcacatttcctgttgtggcaggattattttcctgctgtagcaacctggttcaaattaagatcctacatctgtaccgcTCTTGTGTTTGCACTCAATGATGCTAAGGCTAAGCTGTGAGAGAGTAAACTAAGCCAAGCTTTTGGTTGCTGCCTCTCAGGATCAATAGATTATTTTGGGTGTACACTGTGCTACTTTCATTACACTGTATGATTCACTATTGATAAAGTGAATACACTTCAAATATGGCTGAACTATTGATTTGGACTTTATAACATTTCACTGGCCATTTATTTTAATGCTATACAGGTCTCATGACTTATCAATAATGCCAGAACACATTGGTTTGGTTTCCGAGAGATAGACATTGTAATCAACTTGGTATATAAACAATGGTGACCCTCCATCCAAAGGTGTGGGCAGAAGGTATCCTAGCGGTTAGAGAGGCAAGCCAGTAACTAGAGGGTTGCCAGTTTAAATCCCGGGTCTGACAGAAAACATCTGTCAAGAAATGAGCTGTCAACAGGAGGGTTGCTGTTATAGAATTCTAGATTCCATTTcctgctgttgtgcccttgagcaaggtaccgCCCTCAACAACTGTTCCAGAGTAGTCACATTTCGGTTGGACCTTGTGTACAAATCACGAATAAAGTGATCTTACAAGGACAGTGTGTGTGATACAAAGTGCTTAGCATTGAACTTGGACACAAATGAATTTCTGAATGGAAGAGCAGGTTTATTGGTTGAGTAGTGCATGTCTAGACGTGTGAACTTGTTTCCGAAGGCTAGAGATTAAACATCATGCCCACAAACCTTTTGGCGAAGTATGGCATCAATTACCATCTAAATGATCAATGGGCCCTGAGTATTTTGTGTAATGCAATACTAATCTTCATTTTGTAGGTTGGTATTGATTGAGTTGTTACAGTATCCTCAGTTACATATTAACGGGACAGTCTAATCCGATGAACTAAAGACATAAATGTTGCTCAATGTTCAGTAATGTTAGATCTCAGTCATGAGAATTAcaacataaataataataatacatgtatGATAAGGTTTAAACTATTGGGTTCATAGAAATAACCATTTTCAGGCCAAATGACATGCTTGAGTAGACCCTTAACTATTTCCCCTTAAGCTATTCCTTTGCATGTAAGCTCGTGTGTCCACATTACACTGCCCGCACAACAGCTCTAACGCAAACCATTGGATGGTTGACCCTCCAACCCCCTCCACTTCACTCCACACCCTGACAATCACCACTCAACAAGATGATGGGCTGGTACCCTGGAAACCCAGCCAGTCAACCCTGGGGCTCTGGGATGCagaaaacaaaatggctgccatgtcCAGTATCTCTGTCTAACATTTCTCTATGTGCCCTGTGTATGCCAGGCATTACCACAGTGCTTACCATGACCACACTCAGCATCAGCGCCCGCCACTCTTTGCCCAAAGTCTCTTACGCTACGGCCATGGACTGGTTCATCGCTGTGTGTTTCGCCTTCGTCTTCTCAGCCCTCATTGAGTTTGCCGCAGTCAACTACTTCTCCACGCTGCAGGCCAACCGGGAGCTCCGCAAGGCGGCCTCCATTAAGGCAGCCCAGGAGGCAGCAGAGGCCGGGAGGGCCGACGGGGAGTCCTCTTCGGTaatccacctcctccctctctcctcgttTTACActcctccccccttccctttcctctcatctctgtgtccctctcaccCCCCACTCCTAGTCTGTGACAACAAGAAGATTTGGTGAGAAGAGACAGCCAGTGGCTTCCTGAGCACAGATTATGTGAAAGGAATAGATTAAGGGAATATCCAGGCAGATCATTACAGGCTCACAAGAAGCCTAGAGGGGACAGGCAAGCCCAATGCTTTGTGCTTCTGTGGGAAAGAAACTATTATTAGGTGGCAGCACCAAATATATGAACTAAATAGTCCAATTGAGAGGAGTTCTATCTCTCCATCTGCACCATTTTGAATTACTATCTATTTAAAAAGCAGACAAATCTTAATGACCGGGATAATATGTTGTTGACTCATTATGACTGGTTGACTTGTTGTAGACTAGATAAGATGTTGACTGGTTGTAGACTGGATAAGatgttgactggttgactggttgtagaCTGGATAAGATGTTGACTGGTTGTAGACTGGATAAGatgttgactggttgactggttgtagaCTGGATAAGatgttgactggttgactggttgtagaCTGGATAAGATGTTGACTGGTTGTAGACTGGATAAGatgttgactggttgactggttgtagaCTGGATAAGATGTTGACTGGTTATGACTGGTTGTAGACTGGATAAGATGTTGACTGGTTGACTTGTTGTAGACTGGATAAGATGTTGACTGGTTGAAGACTAGATAAGatgttgactggttgactggttgtagaCTGGATAAGATCTTGACTGGTTTACTGGTTGTAGACTGGATAAGatgttgactggttgactggttgtagaCTGGATAagattttgactggttgactTGTTGTAGA
Above is a window of Oncorhynchus tshawytscha isolate Ot180627B linkage group LG30, Otsh_v2.0, whole genome shotgun sequence DNA encoding:
- the LOC112228320 gene encoding gamma-aminobutyric acid receptor subunit alpha-6; translation: MEITTVDHGFVAVECLRGMAFVFNCFFLSCVSNVWGNHVKSTQTENIYLDNITRVLDRLLDGYDNRLRPGFGGPVTEVKTDIFVTSFGPVSDVEMEYTMDVFFRQTWIDERLKFEGPIEILRLNNLMVSKIWTPDTFFRNGKRSISHNMTTPNKLFRIMQNGTILYTMRLTINAECPMRLMNFPMDGHACPLKFGSYAYPMSEIVYTWKKGPLFSVEVPEESSSLLQYDLIGQTVSSERLKSNTGEYVVMTVHFHLQRKMGFFLIQTYIPCIMTVILAQVSFWINKESVPARTVFGITTVLTMTTLSISARHSLPKVSYATAMDWFIAVCFAFVFSALIEFAAVNYFSTLQANRELRKAASIKAAQEAAEAGRADGESSSDASSMLKKRMNSTPHFERPAEVFPNPPVNAQAFLQQGSAVPSNNLLTGTSIIDKYSRILFPLSFGAFNLVYWIVYLTKDTMEMTRDSV